The following proteins are encoded in a genomic region of Alnus glutinosa chromosome 8, dhAlnGlut1.1, whole genome shotgun sequence:
- the LOC133874994 gene encoding transcription termination factor MTERF15, mitochondrial yields MRVVTRSTLHRLTSTPKRSPIIPIHKTQLFFTTFNSSTPIPSEFSQQSHYRKQISLANLLQRYGFPSSQLHNFLAKNKFLLNSNSRQIEKSLGILLKLKIPQKSLVSLICDCPGVLEFEFLRKWEMGFLELEFLSGSPVIIRNVLELARRFQLDPYSFSRNVEVLRGLGFSDGTVSKVLEGFPRVIMMDKKEIHRRIVFFMEIGIERNEIDWIFCSFPIVLGFGVEERLKPLLFEFGDLGFSEDLVRKEIVREPRILGMELGELSRCLELLRTLKCRQPIKEKILIGGAFRAGFEVKLRVDCLCKHGLIRREAFKVLWKEPRLIVYEIENIEKKIEFLVHRMKVNVGSLVDVPEYLGVNFEKQIVPRYNVIEYLRAKGGLGFEVGLRDLIKPSRLRFYNLYVKPYPECERMFGRFSGDVEVKSRHPTGLWKLFKPQRHSESKEDLENMKCFVESLS; encoded by the coding sequence ATGAGGGTTGTAACCCGAAGCACGCTCCATCGGCTCACATCGACTCCCAAACGATCACCAATTATCCCAATACACAAAACCCAATTATTTTTCACAACCTTCAATTCCTCAACCCCAATCCCTTCAGAATTCTCCCAGCAATCCCATTACAGGAAACAGATTTCCCTCGCCAATCTCCTCCAGAGGTACGGCTTCCCGTCATCTCAACTCCACAATTTCCTcgcaaaaaacaaatttttgctGAATTCCAATTCGCGGCAGATTGAAAAGTCTCTGGGTATTCTCTTAAAACTCAAAATTCCACAGAAATCTTTGGTTTCGTTGATATGTGACTGTCCTGGGGTCttggaatttgaatttctcaGAAAATGGGAAATGGGATTCCTAGAATTGGAGTTCTTGAGCGGTTCCCCCGTAATAATTAGGAATGTGCTCGAACTTGCTAGGAGGTTTCAGTTAGACCCATATAGTTTTTCTAGGAATGTGGAGGTTTtgaggggtttagggtttagtgatGGGACTGTCAGTAAGGTTTTGGAGGGTTTTCCTAGAGTAATTATGATGGATAAGAAGGAAATTCATAggagaattgtattttttatggAAATTGGGATTGAAAGGAATGAAATTGATTGGATTTTTTGTTCGTTTCCTATTGTTTTAGGATTTGGGGTGGAAGAAAGGTTAAAGCCATTACTTTTTGAGTTTGGGGATTTGGGGTTTAGTGAGGATTTGGTAAGGAAAGAGATTGTTAGGGAACCGAGAATTCTTGGGATGGAATTGGGGGAACTTTCGCGGTGTTTGGAATTGCTGAGGACTTTGAAATGCCGGCAACCGATCAAGGAGAAGATTTTGATCGGAGGAGCATTTAGAGCTGGGTTTGAAGTGAAACTGAGAGTTGACTGCTTATGCAAACATGGGTTGATTCGTAGAGAAGCCTTTAAGGTGCTGTGGAAAGAGCCAAGGTTGATTGTATATGAGATAGAGAACATTGAGAAGAAGATTGAGTTTTTGGTGCATAGGATGAAAGTGAATGTTGGCAGTTTGGTTGATGTTCCTGAGTATTTGGGTGTAAACTTTGAAAAACAGATTGTTCCTAGGTACAATGTGATTGAGTATTTGAGAGCAAAAGGTGGGCTTGGTTTTGAGGTGGGGTTGAGGGATTTGATAAAGCCAAGTAGGCTTAGGTTTTACAATCTTTATGTCAAGCCATATCCGGAGTGTGAAAGAATGTTTGGTAGATTTTCGGGCGATGTTGAAGTGAAAAGCCGGCATCCAACTGGTCTGTGGAAGCTCTTTAAACCACAAAGGCATTCAGAATCCAAAGAAGATCTGGAAAACATGAAATGCTTCGTGGAATCGCTGTCCTGA